AGTTGATACTGTCAATTTAACTTCTATATTACCTCTTGTGGCATTTGAATAAGGACAAACTTGATGTGCCTTTTCAATCAATTCTCGTGCAACTTCAACGCTTACACCAGGAATATTTGCATGTAGTTCAGCGGCGAGACCGAAACCACCATTTTCCAATTGTCCTATACTGACATGAGCAGTTACAGATGTCTCACCTGTTTTAACCTTTTCTGATCTAATCACCAAATTCAAAGCACTATCAAAGCATGCCGCATACCCCGCTGCGAAAAGCATTTCCGGATTAGCATAATCGTCATTGGCGCCGCCAAGACCTCTAGGCATACGAACAGCTAAGTCCAATACGCCATTTTCACTTTTTACTTGCCCGTTTCGTCCGCCTTTTGCTGTCGCACCGATATTATATAACGTTTTCATATTTTAATTTGTTTTAATTTGACCATACAAATGTACATCAAGAAATTATATTGTGCAAAATATAATATGGTAATTTACATTGAAATGAGAATTATTGTCAATGGAACTACCGCCTGAAGTTAGAAAACAATTTCAGTTAATAAACGGTATAATTTACATCGTAGAAGGAACCAGTTGCATCTTTCCTTTCTATCCAGAATACAAGATAGCGATGGACACGCATTGACGTATCCGGTGGAATGAATATTTCATATAGCGGAATGAATATTCAATAGCTAGGTTTCGCAACAAAACTGAATCTATTTTGCATAAAGACAGTAATTTCGCTAAGTTTGAAATCCATGATAGCAACATATTTCCGCTCTATTGGTCTCTTTGAGGAAGAAGAGATCAATCAAATTGTCGATCTTTTCGAATACAAAAAGTTGAATAAAAATGACTTTTTCATCAAAGAAA
The genomic region above belongs to Sphingobacterium zeae and contains:
- a CDS encoding organic hydroperoxide resistance protein, whose amino-acid sequence is MKTLYNIGATAKGGRNGQVKSENGVLDLAVRMPRGLGGANDDYANPEMLFAAGYAACFDSALNLVIRSEKVKTGETSVTAHVSIGQLENGGFGLAAELHANIPGVSVEVARELIEKAHQVCPYSNATRGNIEVKLTVSTNE